GATACTTGTTTAAATCCTAGATTGTAAGGAGCATGAGCTATGTACGAAGAGGATtccattagtgaaggtactgtggcgtaATCACGcaatagaggaagcttcatgagaattagagtcagagatacgtcagaagtacccacagttattcAGAAACGCTCAAAGCTAGGTAGGTAAACGGAACGGTAAGTAAGTGGTGTGTATGTATCATAGTTAGAGTAagtttgtttatggtttagagtatgtttggtcttcacgagagttttgtatggatattgcATTTTCTtgagacattatgtgtaaccacagtattcctctgccataagtaagcgcaggtaataaatttgggacgaggCTGCAATGTGGGTGATCGCtgactcttcctagagtcagagcATTGATAGTTCAGATGATGTGATAGCAACCagtagcaaatttcgaggacgaaagttttataaggaggggagattataGTAATCCAAACTaggaaataaagaaataaataaataaaagaaagggatgGAAAATTCATAAACAGGGACaacatggcctcatcgacgaatctcaaTTTTCGTCGCGAGTGTCTTTCTAGggatcgtcgatgaagttcaagTCCTTGATGATGAAGAGATATCGAAAGTTTGGAATAATTTCTAGCTTCAAGCTCATCGACTAAGCCTTGTGGTCGTTGACGAATGACCTTctgtggctcatcgacaaatgcTCCACTTCGTCGACTAGGGCGGCCAAGTCAAAGACTTAAAGGAGAAGAAAcataagatattttgaaaataaatatcttttctctctttctctctctcaaaccTACAAACTATACTCTATCTATCCTCAATTTTCTCACCGATTGTCGCCTTATTCAACAATCGGAAGTTATCACTAAGATCTAGGAgtatttctctacaagtctagtagagtgGATCTTTTATCTGGGCATTTCAGACTCCACTccaaaaagttagggttttggcCTTTTGGGGCATTTTTCAAGAAAACAGGTAAGGAGATTTTATTATGTCAGGTAATCTTACGGATTTTACCAATTTAAAATGTTGGAAATGTTTATATGTGTAAAATTACGGCTTTTCTAGGATTTCGgagcctagggttaggttaaccgattttattttcaaaaccaaccaattaaattcaaatatgatatttttagatTAAAGTACTTGACTTTGTGAACATTTTCACCAGTTAGGAATTTGGGATTTGAAACCATAGGGGTATTTTACAACGAACCAAAAAGGAGAGAATAATGAAGAGGGGCCATTCTCGGctgaggaagaaaaggaaaaataaataggGGAAGGGGGAGAGACCCTATGCCCTCGGATGGGGGATCTAGACCCGGCTgaatggccaggtcacatcaaggtaatatatatatattttcttcccttcttttttttttcccggcGAACAAGGGTCAGCTTGACCCTTCTAGAGCCCatctctctcaaagctcaaaacatggaagttgtagataatattTTCGTATTTCTCTAGAATTTTAAAACATCCCAATTAGAGCTTGGACGAGAAAATTATGAGCAAATTACAAATAGGTACcagttttagctcccgataattttcctgtaataaaaaattctaaaaattcataaattgctcaataaaacccaattATTATAAATAAGACATTGTGTTAAAATactgagagtaattaggtatttaattaaaaatataagtctcaatgtatgaattaaaccacctaattacacagtttaagcacgtaatccGGAACGACGTAAGCACCACTCTTGGGggaaggtatactccctctctttctttaatttctccttaaatcttcagctaaatcgacaatcgagcaccaccacggggtcctagtcttgATCATCatcatgaaatatgttgttaaattgtgtggcatgagtaaaacgaagtttctgtgttgaactatgatatatgtatgagatgtaggaaatactggaaatgtattgaaAATATAAATGTGATGTGGTTTATTTTGCACGTGTTtgataatgttaaattacaatatatggtttgagaactccggtggaccagaAAAGGGCACAATATTGTTGTGGATATGCATGGTaacgctagtgcacccacacgtcttagatagagtgtagaGATGGGATGATcgattgtgctgggaagggtagtgtcccactagagtctagaccagtatgggaacaaCCAATCGAACCTACAGATTGTAGAATGTAGTTGATTCAACTCTAgaaggccaactagagttaagttcagccttcgggtcgcacaacccatcatggagcggaagcatgactatgatttttcactggtataaagggttctaaacgcataattgtaagtttaaccacGGATAATATGAGAAAAACAGATATGGGAACAACATATATAAGAATAGCAGACGGAAATGATATGAAAACATAATATGTGAAAGCAGACATGAATACAGaaatgagaaatgtagaatatgaatgtgaGTGTAATGAGTGACACAGAGATAATAAcataaagagtaatgtagtaaagtattatcagtattaaatatagtagcaTTACATGTATTTAGGGCGATgtatactcttcgcccgagggcttgctgagaaaggcaagtgccctgataggtatcagatgtaactATATTAGGCTGCATAACATAGTAGGGCagagagaaactacttgtatgagctggtaattttccttattctcgggaacttttgccaataaacctttgtgtgaatgcttgagtacgagataaactaaccacctgaaggcttactgagtaaggtaagtgtcctgatatgcttcagttatAACCGTAGGTTGGTTAAGGCATTAGagaagaggggtgctacttgtataggcgggtaatcacccctatccttgggaactttcattggtaaaataccttacatgtgtatgagtaggaatagagaatgatttcataattgtggtttatttgaaaataatgaatatacataGATATAGTACTTAAACATCATgattgtcacacattgatttaatatattccctttTGGGCTTGTTTATGTTTTTGAGTTGTATATCAATGtaaaaactctagtatattttattgaggagttgttattaCTTCCGTTGTGTAATTGATATAGAGCCAGGTTCAGGTAAATGGAAAACGTGGCATTCGGTCCCCatttggcgggttcggggcgttacgaggcggtatcagagatttatttcaactaacactccggaccctagttttgggtttggggcattacaggttcatcgacgaatccttaaGTCCGAGATTTCCTGCtctcgggatctcctcgtcgacgagcacaaggcactcgtcgacgagtccctactatGCTGccctttcaaattttctttcttcttattttatttatttttcttttatgtccTAAGTTTGGGTTACTACACCTAGTACATATTCGCGACATGCTTTCTCATTTGATCTTTGGTGCTCTCATCAGAGTATCCCACAACTCTTCGtaggatccactcacatgatagtacctTTGCGTCACTTTGATACCAAATATAATAGTCTCAACCCAACTCTGATGAGGTGTAGTCTGCTTTGATCCACTAGTTTCATGATTTTGTCTTGTAAAATGTGCACTAGATAATTGGAGTTTGAACTAATCTTATAAGCCTAAGATTTTCTTAATACATGTCTAGTGTGGGACCATAAGGAATTGTCCTATACAAACTCTGACACCCTCATTAGGCTCATACCTCTATGTAGGATACCCACATGATACCCTAGAgggactctaataccaaatgtaatggtCTCAGGTTCTATCATTAAGAGTTCAATTATGTGCACAATTCTACTTGAAGGAGCTTTCCATGAAGAGAACAACACTCTCTTTATGACATGTACAATTCCAATGATAAATTTTGATACttgcaaattaaaataaaaaattataagaacTAGTCAAAActttcttataaaattttaaaataaaaatatatttactacCGATAACATTTTAGACACCTTTAATTTTATCTAATATGATGTATTGCAATATAAAaaggataaattttttttatatatttttgggggGAAAGATAAAGATTTTATTGAACAAAGAAGAATGCACAAGAGAAAAAAAGGGTGAAGAATGTGCAAGAAAGCAATGTGTAGTGGAGTGTGCAAAAGTGCAAAACCCTTGGCAAATAGGAAggaatgttatttttattttttttaaagagtgGGGAAAAATGCAATTTGATCTTTTTATGAATAAGTTACATATTTGGTCCCCTACAGCCAAAGCCAACCTTAGTCGTATGCATGCAGCGATCATCCTCTGTGTCAAAGTAATTTGCAAGTTTTCTTTTTAGTTATCCACACCAAGAAGAGAATTTCGCTTTTGCTGTCACTTGGCTAATGAGTTCCTAAAGTTGTGGAACACAAGGATGGGCAGCTAGTTTCTGATTTCTTGCATATTCTGAAGCTCgagcgcgcgcacacacacacactcttttTATGCTACCAATAATCCCCACAGGAGCAAGTGCCATCCACAAAATGATGGTAGCGAATGGGATCTCTGATCACAATATACCGACGCTCCATCTTTGCTACAAGCTTTGCAAAGACATGACAATCTCCGCAAATTCTGATGTTTTTTTTTATCCTAACAGTCTTGTCCCTCGGTAAGCTCATCATACCAAACACAATTGCCAGTTTCTCACTATGACATTGAAGTGAGTCTTCCTTCTGTTCTCCTTCAAGGTCTTGCAGCACAAAATTTGTATCAGGAACATAGCCCACTTCCATTAATCTTCGAATCAATAGGTTCATTTCTTTACCAATCTCATCTATTTGCGGGTGTGACCTGTCTCCTAAAATAAAAGCATGGATTTGTTTATTGACTTCAATCCAGCTACAACCTGGTTCTTTCCTAATTCCTGTGTCTCTCATGGTCCTCCTCACTTCTGCAACATCTTCCCACTTTTGTGAATTTGCATAAATGTTAGATAAGAGTATGTAGGTTCCTGCATCTCCAGGGTCCAATCTAAGAATTTGTTTTGCAGCATGTATGGCCAAGCATACATTCTTGTGAACCCTACATGCACCAAGCAAAGTTCTCCATGTAACTGCATCTGGTTCACAATCCATTTCATTAATCAAATCAACTGCTTCATTAAGCCTGCCAGCTCTTCCAAGTAGGTCAATCATGCAGCCGTAATGCTCTCTCCCAGGATTGATACCAAAAAGCCTATTCATTGATCGAAAATAGTACCAGCCGTCTTCAAGCAGCCCAGCATGGCTGCAGGCAAAAAGAACCCCAAGAACTGTAATGTAGTTTGGTTTGGTCCCCGATGATTTCATCGACTCAAACAATGCAAGTGCTTCTTGACTGTAACCATTCTGGGCCAAACCAGCAATCATGGTGCTCCAAGAGATTACGTCCCTCTCTGCCATCCGTGTGAAAACAGTATTTGCATCCATCAAACTGCCGCACTTGCAATACATATCAAGAAGAGCATTGTTAAGGATAAGATCTTTATTGAACTTCAGTACATGAACATGAACTTGCCTTCCCAGTTCTAAAAGTGCGACACTGGTACAGGCTCTTAACACACTTGTCAGCGTTGCCTGATCAGCAGGAAACCCAGCTCTCTTCATTCTCTTGAAAAGATTTAAAGCTTCATCGCCGTCACTGTTCTGAGCAAACCCACCAATTATGGAGTTCCAAACTACCAAATCGCCAGTCACCATCTCATCGAAAACACGCAGCGCATTTTTCAATTCACCCCACTTCGAGTAGATATCGATTAAAGCACTCCTTACAAAGACATCAGAATCTAACCCAGTCTTTATTATGCTACAGTGAAGCTGCCTAAGGTTCGGCAACTCATTGCAAGCTCTCAAAACGGAAGAAAAAGTAAACATGTTAGGCCTCACGCCTTCTCTTTGCATTAGGATCAGAAACCTCAAAGCCTCCTCGTTGAGCTGAGCGTTAGAGAAAGCAGATATCATGGTTGTCCAAGAAACAACGTTTCTCTCGGGCATTTGGTCGAACAGTTCCCGTGCCTTATCCAGGAGATTAAATTTAACGTACATGCCGATGAGAATGTTGATGAGAAACGTTTTGGGCTGGTGCCCATTAGAGAAAATGTGATTGTGGACGAGCTTAGCTTCGTCAATGGCTCCGCGCGCTAAACAGCATTTTATGAGTTCCGAGTAGGTGATGGAATCGGCCCAAATACCGTGGTTTTGCATGGAATGCATTGTTTTCATGGCTCGGGGGAGGTCTCGTTGGCAGCAGGATCCGGTGAATTCGTCGATTAGATGGGAGCGGTCCAGCGGCAAATCGACGGCTTTCAGAGCATACGAACGTAACAGTTGCTGGCCGGACGACGCCGCGACGCGTTTCAAATTTTGCATTGGCTTTGAAGATCATGGCATTTGCTCGAAGATTAAATCCGTACAATTTGGGAGCTAGTGTTCAGAGAATCAGAGCTGACACGCAGAGAAATTTTGGGAGCTAGTTTTGTGAAGGATGGTTGTTTGAAGGGGTCTTGACTAACAAAGCAACAGtcagtttcttttttttttttttaaataaaaattgaatatACCGCttttagtaaattttttttttaatttttaaaatttagcttttattttttttgaagaacttctaaattttaaaaaaaatatatgaaatttttaaaagcaaaaaTTGACTTTTTTATTGGAAGATAATTCTTTTTTCATAAATATCCTTAATaactttttaatattataaaattatccaCCCACCTCTAATGCCCTCCCTTGCTcatatttttttccttctttattcataactcaaataaaaaaaacttaGGGCTCATATGGtaacaatatttttttattcaaatatttttttataaataatttaataaccattttaaatcatattattcatatatattaatttctaaaatttatattataaatattaaatttagtttttaataaataactaaacaaAAACACATAAATTAACATACTTATTTTAGTAATATTAAACATTTCGGTCACCTTATAACTTTTTACCCAAACACTCAACATCAACTTTTTCGTTTCAATAACTCTTTTTTGACATATAATTTTTCAATTATTTGAAAAGTTCATTTTCCTCaacttcttttaaaaaatttccttttgAAAAGTCATTAAGAAGGTCAAACTAAGCCTAAGAGTGAGATCAATCCTATTTCTTTTATCCAACTACtcctttttaaaagtaaaaattacgTAAagtatgtttgaaaaataatttgtttttACATTAAAAAGTTaaatcttaatttttaaaaaattaagaatgTAAAGCTTTTTGAAAGTAAAAAAGATAACTTTTTTATTGaaagaaatttatattttatgaatgtactaagtaattttttaatattataaaattaccCACTTAACTTTCACACCTTCTCTtgtctatatatatttttccttcttttccatAATACCAAATCAAAATGTTTCATATATGTTAATTTCTAAAAGTTATGTgattaatattattaaattaaatttagttTTCAATCAATAATTTAACAAAAGACACTCATAAGCTAAcatatcattttaattatttcaaacattttaattATCTTGTAACCTTTTCTTCTTATCAATTCCATTTTCATAAAAGGCAAAAATAACTATTGCAATTATTTGACTTAGCTCATTTTCACCAACTACTTTTAAAGAGTTTCTTTTAAAAAGCTTAAGAAAAAACATTATTCTCAAGGAGGTGAAAAAGTTTGAGCAATGAACCATTATTGAACCTTGAGAAACTCTCTAATCGCGTTCCAACCAAATTTCTAAGAATAGAGTAGTTAGAAGAGCAATAAAAAAATGCTCCTCAAAATTTCTTTTAAGGGATTGAGATATATAATGCTTAAGATATATAATGGGCACTCGTTAGTAAGAAGTTAGCCTTTTTATTAGGTTATACCAAGCAAATATTTTCCCTAAGCGATGGAAGCCAAAGAAGGAAGTTAATCTTGGGAGTGGATAAGGAATACCACATCATTTTGTAGGAAAATTAGGTTTGAAGTTTGGGTTAAGAGTTGGACTTTCTTTGTTTATAAACTTACATTCACTTTTAATCAAAAAACACCGTAAAGGTCATACGACCAATAAATCGAATCAACACAACCAAACATTAATAGGGTAtgtgttggagtgtcaagcttaaATTAATCTGAGCCGTCCATTCTATGGGAGATCCAATGGctgtatgtattttttttttctttttgttagtGGAGGGGCATGGATGTAATTGGTCTTCATTAATTGTAAATGAAAAGACAAACAGCTGAGGGGCGGGGGATTTGATTTTCGCTGTGGGCGACTTCAATACAGGAGAGGGGCTTCTGGACTTCACATTCTGTTTGCAGCTTCAGAGGGCAGCCGCACCCGAGCGCAGAAGGAGGTCTTCCTCCACTAGCCGCGTGAGAGACACCTGCGACCCGAGAGAGAGCACCTGCAGCCGAGAGAGATCCTTCGCCTGCGCATGGGAGAGAAGGAGACGGTAGGAGGGCGGTCGGCACTGGGTATCTCCAACGGATGTGCGCGCAAGGGTAAGACAAGGTAAGCTCAGATTTGGTTTCTTGGGAGGATTTCTTGTAGGGAAATCAGGGAGGAACAATAGGAAGAAACCTAGGGTTATTCGTAGGTACGAAGAGGGGGTTTCTTGGGTTGTTCTTTATGTTGGCcaaatttttgggccgaaccacgtaaatgtgttattgtggattgtgattgtgtgattgccATGTTTATGTGTTGCTGAATAtatttggtgaacatatatttttcttgatcaggcttagcacacacgtgtcaaaataaacaggtttaagtTTAGGTGTAATGGTGGTTGATGCTTGGACAAATTCAGATTATTATTGTGGCTTgcttataattaattaaattctgAAAATTGAATTTAGCAATCAACTGGTTAtacacacaacaagtggtatcagagcctgactatgtgatggggaccgctaggtttgaaatagaaaaattcatcgaaaaaaatgactttggtttatggaggattaagatgcgtgccatcttggtacatcaggggcttgaggaggctcttcttgaagaaaagaaaggggttccacttcacaagaggggaaaccaaGTTTTCCCTCCATCGATAAAGTGAAGCCtgaaatcctccaaaaggcacatagtgccattatcttgtctttaggagacaaagtgcttagggaagttgccaatgaggatactGTAGTTGGAGTGTGGTCAAAACTAGagagtttgtacatgacaaaattcctagcaaatagactccataagaagactagactctacacctttagaatgacccctggaacatcgattgatgaacatttggatgaatttaataaaattattttggatcttgctaatattgatattagtatagatgaagaagaccagataattcttttattgagttctcttgattccacatatgaccatattaaagaaactatgatgtatgggagagagaggccgactttagaagatgtgcaagccattttgcactctagggaatcgcacactaagtttgagtctaaatcagggtcaagggaagggttaaatgtgagaggtaggtctgaaaagagggACAAGAAAGGAAAATACAAGAGGTCTAGGTCAAAGTCTAAGAGTAAGGTACTAAAATGTTTTGCATTtcacaaggaaggacattttagGAGGGGTTGCCCTGAgaggaaaaatggtgcaaatgtcaccacctctgaatcaaagggtaaggcagctgtagttttagatgggtatgatagtgcaTAAGTGTTGAATGTCTCTGATAAAGATTtgggaaaagaatggatattagattcaggatgttccttccacatgtgtccattgaaaaactagtttaagtcctttacatgcttagaaggaggtcatgttatcctaggaaacaataagtcatgtaaaatacagggtataGGGACTatgagacttctaatgcatgatgggatggagagagtgctaagagatgtgaggtacatacctgagctgaagagaaacttgatttctctgggtagcttagataagatagggtacacgtttaagtttgaaggaggtagcctaagagtttgtagaggttcactggtagtgatgaaagggtttctaaagaatgggttgtacaccttggtaggaaagacagtgattggtgaagcttcacctatcaatcacagggtagaaaatTAGGTTTCTTTGtggcataggaggctaggacatgttagccaactGGGCCTAAAGGAGTTGGAGAAACAGGGGctccttggagataggaaacttgaggaattgtcattctgtgaggagtgtgtcttgggtaagtctactagggttagttttaagaagtccactcacaccacgaaacagactcttgattacatacattcagactcatgggggcctgctacggttagttcttatggtggttctaggtattttctgtcaattatagatgactttcctaggaaagtatgagtttatattctaaaacataaaagtgatacttttggaaagtttaaagaatggaaaaccttagttgaaaatcAAGTTGGTAGAAAAGTTCAAACATTGAGAACAGATAATGGATTAggatacttgtcaaatgaattttctgaattttgtaaagccaagggcatagctagacataggactgttaaggatactccccaacagaatggattagctgaaaggatgaataagACTATTTTGGAAggggtaagatgcatgttagccacttcaggtctGCTCAAGACCTTTTGGGCAAAGGCAGTGACCACtgttgtataccttattaataggtgtccttccacaGCTTTAAATtataaaacccctcaagaaatttgGTTGGGTAAGCCTGCTGATTATTaaggtttaaaagtttttgggtgtatagcctatgcccacattagaactgataaattagagcctagggctatgaaatgtatttttgtgggatacccagagggggttaaaggctataagctctgggtAGTAGAACctggaaaataaaaatgtattattagcagcgatgtagtttttaatgaaactacaATGGGGGGAAAACTAGAAAATTCAAATGAAAGTGTTAGGCACTCTGATACCAGTGACCCacagcttgaggtggagcaaccctccacttcttatagtcatttagaaacagatgctgcaatttttgaggagcaaaactcagaaacggaaacctctgaattaagtaaaacttacattctagcacgggatagggagaggagggtcatcaaacctcctcaaaggtatggggaatctgatatgacagcttttgctctttctgttgctgAAATAGAAATTAAAGTGGAGCCGAGGAATTTTAGggaggccatggatagtaaagaggctgaaaaatggattcttgcaatacaagaagaaatggagtctctaaacaagaatgagacatgAGTGATGGTACCTAGACTGGAAAAACAAAAACTCATAAGATCC
The Malania oleifera isolate guangnan ecotype guangnan chromosome 13, ASM2987363v1, whole genome shotgun sequence DNA segment above includes these coding regions:
- the LOC131146349 gene encoding pentatricopeptide repeat-containing protein At2g03880, mitochondrial codes for the protein MQNLKRVAASSGQQLLRSYALKAVDLPLDRSHLIDEFTGSCCQRDLPRAMKTMHSMQNHGIWADSITYSELIKCCLARGAIDEAKLVHNHIFSNGHQPKTFLINILIGMYVKFNLLDKARELFDQMPERNVVSWTTMISAFSNAQLNEEALRFLILMQREGVRPNMFTFSSVLRACNELPNLRQLHCSIIKTGLDSDVFVRSALIDIYSKWGELKNALRVFDEMVTGDLVVWNSIIGGFAQNSDGDEALNLFKRMKRAGFPADQATLTSVLRACTSVALLELGRQVHVHVLKFNKDLILNNALLDMYCKCGSLMDANTVFTRMAERDVISWSTMIAGLAQNGYSQEALALFESMKSSGTKPNYITVLGVLFACSHAGLLEDGWYYFRSMNRLFGINPGREHYGCMIDLLGRAGRLNEAVDLINEMDCEPDAVTWRTLLGACRVHKNVCLAIHAAKQILRLDPGDAGTYILLSNIYANSQKWEDVAEVRRTMRDTGIRKEPGCSWIEVNKQIHAFILGDRSHPQIDEIGKEMNLLIRRLMEVGYVPDTNFVLQDLEGEQKEDSLQCHSEKLAIVFGMMSLPRDKTVRIKKNIRICGDCHVFAKLVAKMERRYIVIRDPIRYHHFVDGTCSCGDYW